A genome region from Stenotrophomonas maltophilia includes the following:
- a CDS encoding class I SAM-dependent methyltransferase, translating into MARGLRQCGYEVLDGVEGAASAVLVVDHADVGSADECLQSLLADIRIPVCLLVGGGAATNVARAQWEAAAIRQEWRKHPQNERVAPYGELDRVNGLLLMAFERVPDAAIAAYPLSALVEERDLHTDMTREAGRRSDAHMARYAQAAQFIRPGDRVIDVACGLGYGSYQLAHNSQAASFIGLDASDYAVDYASTCFAPDAPVEMSFVVGDAQDLSGMADGSADFAVSVETLEHLPEPDRLLAELHRVLSPEGRLYASVPNDWSDETGEDPNPFHFHVYDWPRLINQFHRNGFVIERAWLQDAGGGQKRHLSVRSMLEIDPHAGPSCDGEWLLVLARKTDAAMETGDDPLRPFREMLANGQTDAALHELEAHFETGEPLLQARSRAAAAVLATTTGTLESAAAHWEHCRTAAREALVEPSIEAEAAALLHLAAAQLALPTHLRFARLKLLIRIRAPIICDLLGPEPALLGDNDDRAVSAGIGDGNGQSSLSAGDVQQLVDAKRWLDGKYHEQQKHIAELEQYNVELEAARRWLDAQYHSLTAEVQRLGQASAAASGDSR; encoded by the coding sequence TTGGCGCGCGGCCTGCGGCAGTGCGGATATGAGGTGCTTGATGGAGTGGAAGGCGCAGCGTCTGCGGTCCTCGTTGTTGATCATGCAGATGTTGGCTCCGCCGATGAGTGCCTGCAGTCATTGCTGGCGGATATCCGTATACCCGTATGCCTTCTGGTCGGGGGGGGGGCGGCAACCAACGTAGCGCGTGCCCAGTGGGAGGCAGCGGCCATCCGCCAAGAGTGGCGCAAACATCCGCAGAACGAGCGCGTAGCGCCATACGGTGAGTTGGATCGTGTCAATGGGTTGCTGTTGATGGCGTTCGAACGCGTGCCCGACGCAGCCATTGCTGCCTATCCTCTGAGCGCGCTTGTGGAAGAGCGCGATCTGCATACGGACATGACTCGCGAGGCTGGGCGACGATCCGATGCGCACATGGCCCGCTATGCACAGGCTGCGCAGTTCATTCGACCTGGGGATCGCGTCATCGACGTCGCATGCGGCTTGGGGTACGGCTCCTACCAGCTTGCCCACAATAGCCAGGCGGCCTCGTTCATTGGACTTGATGCCAGTGACTATGCGGTGGACTACGCCAGTACCTGTTTTGCCCCTGATGCCCCGGTAGAGATGAGCTTCGTTGTCGGCGATGCGCAGGATCTGTCGGGAATGGCTGATGGTTCCGCGGACTTCGCGGTATCTGTGGAGACGCTGGAACATCTTCCTGAGCCTGATCGACTGCTGGCGGAGCTGCATCGGGTGCTCTCGCCGGAAGGGCGCTTGTATGCAAGCGTGCCTAATGACTGGTCGGACGAAACTGGCGAGGACCCGAATCCATTTCATTTCCATGTATACGACTGGCCGCGACTCATCAACCAGTTCCATCGGAATGGTTTCGTTATCGAGAGGGCGTGGTTGCAGGATGCCGGAGGTGGCCAGAAGCGGCATCTGTCGGTGCGCTCCATGCTTGAGATCGATCCGCACGCAGGTCCAAGCTGCGATGGTGAATGGCTGCTGGTGCTCGCCCGCAAGACCGATGCGGCAATGGAAACGGGGGACGATCCGCTGCGTCCGTTCCGCGAAATGCTCGCCAACGGACAAACTGACGCCGCATTGCATGAACTTGAGGCCCATTTCGAAACGGGAGAACCGCTGCTCCAGGCCCGCTCGCGTGCGGCGGCGGCTGTGCTTGCGACAACCACTGGGACGCTGGAGTCCGCTGCTGCGCATTGGGAGCATTGCCGGACAGCGGCCCGTGAAGCATTGGTCGAGCCATCCATCGAGGCCGAGGCGGCCGCGCTTCTGCATCTTGCCGCGGCCCAGCTGGCATTGCCAACGCATCTACGCTTTGCTCGATTGAAACTTCTGATTCGGATCCGAGCCCCGATCATCTGCGATCTGCTCGGCCCGGAGCCCGCATTGCTGGGCGACAACGATGATCGCGCCGTGTCCGCGGGCATCGGGGATGGCAATGGGCAGTCGAGCCTGAGTGCTGGCGATGTACAGCAGCTTGTGGATGCCAAGCGATGGCTTGATGGCAAGTACCACGAGCAGCAGAAGCATATTGCCGAACTGGAGCAGTACAACGTCGAACTCGAGGCTGCTCGCAGATGGCTGGACGCGCAGTACCACTCACTGACGGCAGAGGTACAGCGCCTCGGACAAGCGTCTGCTGCTGCGTCCGGCGATAGCAGGTAG